From a region of the Mycoplasma miroungigenitalium genome:
- a CDS encoding diadenylate cyclase: MDTTKITPNDIILYIILCLVVISILLSILPGTVSAIKSKLGKRRYDKMGSSSQIRLINQLREAVEHFSKNKIGALITIENSDNLDRLRTDGIILNANISSSLLISIFNKESPLHDGAVIIRDNKIHYAATFYKISKKSIDNHYGARHRAAMGISEVCDALTIIVSEETGDVKFVKNGTFFKIRIEQFQEQLIKYLKD, translated from the coding sequence ATGGACACAACTAAAATAACACCAAACGATATCATTTTATATATTATTTTATGTTTAGTGGTTATTTCAATATTATTATCAATTTTACCTGGTACAGTTAGCGCAATTAAAAGTAAATTGGGCAAAAGAAGATATGACAAGATGGGAAGTAGCTCTCAAATTAGATTGATTAACCAATTAAGAGAAGCGGTCGAACATTTTTCAAAAAATAAAATTGGTGCATTGATTACTATCGAAAATAGTGACAATTTAGATAGATTACGTACAGACGGAATCATTTTAAACGCTAATATATCGTCCTCACTACTGATTTCGATTTTTAACAAAGAATCACCACTTCATGACGGAGCAGTAATTATACGAGACAACAAAATTCATTACGCCGCAACTTTTTATAAAATATCAAAAAAATCAATTGATAACCATTACGGAGCGCGTCACCGTGCGGCTATGGGCATTAGTGAAGTATGTGACGCTTTAACTATCATCGTTAGTGAGGAAACCGGCGATGTTAAATTTGTTAAAAATGGTACATTTTTCAAAATAAGAATCGAACAATTCCAAGAACAATTAATCAAATATTTAAAGGACTAA